A genomic stretch from Musa acuminata AAA Group cultivar baxijiao unplaced genomic scaffold, Cavendish_Baxijiao_AAA HiC_scaffold_1138, whole genome shotgun sequence includes:
- the LOC135671113 gene encoding cationic peroxidase 1-like, producing the protein MASLSGISSRTPLALFFFFFFFFFFLCCCVPATTSAQLSSSFYNTSCPNALPIIQSAVKAAVAKERRMGASLLRLHFHDCFVQGCDGSVLLDDTSGFTGEKTAGANNNSLRGFDVVDAIKSKLESACKQVVSCADILAVVARDSVVALGGPSWTVQLGRRDSTTASFSSANSDIPRPDFNLTDLISAFSDKGLTTTDMVALSGAHTIGQARCTSFRARIYNDTNIDSSLAASLQSSCPSSGDDDNLAPLDASTSTAFDSCYYRNLLSNKGLLHSDQQLHGGGSTDSQVSSYAANSAKFFGDFASAMVKMGSISPLTGSSGEIRTDCRKTN; encoded by the exons ATGGCTTCACTCTCTGGCATCTCCTCTAGAACTCCTCTagctttgttcttcttcttcttcttcttcttcttcttcttatgctgCTGCGTTCCTGCGACAACCTCAGCGCAGCTTTCATCGTCTTTCTACAACACCTCATGCCCGAACGCTTTGCCGATCATCCAAAGCGCTGTTAAGGCCGCAGTGGCCAAGGAACGCCGCATGGGGGCGTCGCTGCTGCGGCTCCACTTCCATGACTGCTTCGTTCAA GGGTGTGATGGGTCGGTGTTGCTGGATGACACCTCCGGCTTCACGGGTGAGAAGACTGCCGGTGCCAACAACAACTCTTTGCGCGGATTCGACGTCGTCGACGCCATCAAATCCAAGCTCGAAAGCGCCTGCAAGCAAGTCGTCTCCTGCGCTGACATCCTCGCGGTGGTGGCTCGCGATTCCGTCGTCGCG TTAGGTGGCCCTTCGTGGACGGTGCAGCTGGGGAGGAGAGACTCGACGACTGCAAGCTTCAGCTCGGCCAACAGCGATATCCCGAGGCCTGACTTCAACCTCACCGACCTCATCTCGGCCTTCTCCGACAAGGGCCTCACCACCACAGACATGGTCGCTCTCTCAG GTGCCCACACCATAGGCCAGGCCCGGTGCACCAGCTTCCGCGCTCGGATCTACAACGACACCAACATCGACTCGTCGCTGGCGGCGTCGCTGCAGTCGAGCTGCCCCAGCTCCGGCGACGACGACAACCTCGCGCCGCTCGACGCCTCGACCTCCACCGCATTCGACAGCTGCTACTACAGGAACCTGTTGAGCAACAAGGGACTCCTGCACTCGGACCAGCAGTTGCACGGCGGAGGCTCCACCGACTCGCAAGTGAGCTCCTACGCCGCGAACTCGGCCAAGTTCTTCGGCGATTTTGCCAGTGCAATGGTGAAGATGGGCAGCATCAGTCCTCTCACCGGTAGCAGCGGTGAGATCAGGACTGACTGCAGGAAGACCAACTAA
- the LOC103999745 gene encoding U2 small nuclear ribonucleoprotein B'' — protein MVAMLSGDIPPNQTIYINNLNEKVKKEELKRSLYALFSQYGRILDVVTLKTAKLRGQAWVVFAEVTAASSAVRQMQRFPFFDKPMRIQYAKTKSDCVAKADGTFVPREKKKKQEEKAAERKHRTDEAQQSASAFSGPNAQTGGVSASQASRQGKTGSQEPAAAPNNILFIQNLPHETTSMMLQILFQQYPGFSEVRMIEAKPGIAFVEFADDVQASIAMQALQGFKISPPNPMAITYAKK, from the exons ATGGTGGCGATGCTTTCCGGCGATATCCCTCCGAATCAAACCATTTACATCAACAATTTGAATGAGAAGGTCAAGAAAGAAG AACTGAAACGGTCCCTCTATGCTTTATTTTCTCAATATGGAAGAATTTTGGATGTGGTGACCCTAAAAACAGCAAAACTTCGAGGCCAGGCATGGGTGGTCTTTGCTGAAGTTACAGCTGCTAGTAGTGCAGTACGGCAAATGCAAAGATTCCCGTTCTTTGATAAACCAATG AGGATACAATATGCAAAAacaaaatctgattgtgttgcaaAAGCAGATGGAACTTTTGTTCctagagaaaagaagaagaagcaagaggAAAAAG CTGCTGAAAGGAAACATCGCACTGACGAGGCACAGCAATCTGCTTCTGCTTTTAGTGGTCCAAATGCTCAAACTGGCGGAGTGTCT GCTTCTCAAGCTTCACGCCAAGGAAAGACTGGTTCTCAAGAGCCTGCTGCTGCTCCAAACAACATTCTTTTCATCCAAAACTTGCCTCATGAAACAACAAGCATGATGCTCCAAATCCTTTTCCAGCAGTACCCTGGTTTTAGTGAAGTCCGGATGATTGAAGCGAAGCCAGGTATTGCCTTTGTGGAGTTTGCTGATGATGTACAGGCTTCAATCGCGATGCAGGCTCTCCAAGGTTTTAAGATCAGCCCACCAAACCCAATGGCCATCACTTATGCCAAGAAATGA